A section of the Candidatus Zixiibacteriota bacterium genome encodes:
- a CDS encoding ABC transporter permease has protein sequence MFKNYFKIAIRNLLRNRFYTFVNVFGLGVAMAICVVGYVNYQFSQGFDFNHANIENIHLVLGYDDNAKWAHTPFPLAQNIKEQIPEVENICRMSNYGGHLRYGNRVFGEGLHFVDKEFFDIFSFPLIKGTGTSFQSRDGIVLSERLAQKYFGDEDPVGKEIILSLDGDKELTLKVQGIISTPPLNSTLQLDAVTSIENYEYLREFDFQEWDKFARATILELKDPSLQGTVQDKLQKFVEMQNTSNPDFQVKGFQVMPYSDLASMNREISSNPFDQGMHPAAIMAPSVIAILVLLLACFNFINTAIAYANRRLREIGIRKVLGGLRWQLIRQFMGENLLLCFLALIVAALLSEIFVPAYDNLWPELSLRMNYSENLGLVGFFIGLLLFTAVAAGAYPALYISKFRPVEIIKGNLKLGGTNPLIRILLTMQLAIAMTTIIGAVVLSQNANYIAEMDLGYDMDNVIVVPVNGEQQYLLLKNSLATNPNITSIAATRHLMNRFFSGRDVIVDGEEKYVHLFEVGENYFSTLGFELTDGRIFNTGLGNNSGNEVIVNETLVKQFGFEEPLGKQISLKGSDTTEVCTIIGVVRDFYPNGLWSRLRPTVMRPVDPEQYAYMAIRCQDENPGDIAGTIESLWKESFPHLPYEGFWFEDTYAENNQVNESIKLVFQYIAMMVLIISCMGLYALVSLNISKRTKEIGIRKVLGATVTNIGALMSREFVVLTLIGSVLASAMGYYMVDMLMSSIWMYYTDFGLIPFILAPLLVIVLALLTVSYRIYSAASANPVDALRYE, from the coding sequence ATGTTCAAGAATTATTTCAAAATTGCGATCCGCAATTTATTGCGTAACAGGTTTTACACCTTTGTCAACGTTTTCGGACTCGGAGTTGCGATGGCTATATGCGTAGTGGGATATGTCAACTACCAATTCAGCCAGGGCTTTGATTTCAATCATGCTAATATCGAAAACATACATTTGGTCCTGGGGTATGATGACAACGCCAAATGGGCGCATACGCCGTTTCCCCTTGCCCAAAATATCAAAGAGCAAATCCCTGAAGTGGAAAATATCTGCCGAATGTCAAATTATGGGGGGCATCTGAGATACGGCAATAGAGTTTTTGGGGAAGGGCTGCATTTTGTAGATAAAGAATTTTTCGATATATTCTCGTTTCCGCTCATCAAGGGAACCGGGACATCATTCCAATCCCGGGACGGCATAGTCTTAAGTGAACGACTGGCTCAAAAGTACTTCGGGGACGAAGACCCGGTTGGTAAAGAAATTATATTAAGCCTCGACGGGGACAAGGAACTGACTCTGAAAGTACAGGGGATAATCTCTACGCCTCCGTTAAATTCCACTCTTCAATTAGATGCGGTTACTTCAATAGAGAATTATGAGTATCTTCGAGAATTTGATTTCCAAGAATGGGATAAATTCGCGCGCGCCACCATCCTTGAATTGAAAGACCCGTCTTTACAGGGCACGGTACAGGATAAACTACAAAAATTCGTCGAGATGCAAAATACGAGTAATCCCGATTTCCAGGTCAAGGGGTTCCAGGTCATGCCATATTCTGATTTAGCCTCAATGAATCGAGAAATAAGCAGCAATCCCTTTGACCAGGGAATGCATCCGGCGGCGATTATGGCCCCCTCGGTGATTGCTATTTTGGTTTTACTATTGGCCTGCTTCAATTTTATCAATACCGCCATCGCCTACGCCAATCGCAGACTCCGCGAAATTGGAATCAGGAAAGTACTCGGGGGTTTGAGATGGCAATTGATTCGTCAATTTATGGGTGAAAATTTGCTATTATGTTTTTTGGCCCTAATCGTTGCGGCGTTACTTTCTGAAATTTTTGTTCCTGCCTACGATAATCTTTGGCCTGAGCTTTCATTGAGAATGAATTATTCCGAAAATTTGGGCCTGGTTGGTTTTTTCATTGGCTTATTGTTATTCACCGCGGTCGCGGCTGGAGCTTATCCAGCCTTATATATCAGTAAATTCCGCCCTGTGGAAATCATCAAAGGTAATCTGAAACTTGGCGGAACCAATCCCTTGATTAGAATTTTATTAACGATGCAACTGGCCATAGCCATGACAACTATCATTGGAGCGGTTGTATTAAGCCAGAACGCCAATTATATCGCCGAAATGGATCTGGGATACGATATGGATAATGTCATCGTGGTTCCGGTAAACGGCGAGCAACAATACTTACTTCTGAAAAATTCCCTTGCAACCAACCCCAATATTACAAGCATCGCCGCCACTCGCCACCTGATGAACAGATTCTTTTCGGGGCGTGATGTTATAGTAGACGGCGAGGAAAAATATGTCCATCTCTTTGAAGTTGGCGAGAATTATTTCAGCACTCTGGGATTTGAATTAACCGATGGCCGGATTTTCAATACCGGCCTCGGAAATAATTCCGGCAATGAGGTAATTGTTAATGAAACACTTGTAAAACAGTTTGGTTTTGAAGAGCCTTTAGGCAAACAGATTTCTCTGAAAGGTTCGGATACCACAGAAGTATGTACAATCATCGGAGTCGTTAGAGATTTTTATCCCAACGGTCTCTGGTCGCGCCTGAGGCCGACCGTGATGCGTCCGGTCGACCCCGAGCAATACGCCTATATGGCCATAAGATGTCAGGATGAGAATCCTGGGGATATTGCCGGAACTATTGAGAGTCTATGGAAAGAATCTTTCCCGCATTTGCCGTATGAGGGATTCTGGTTTGAGGACACTTATGCCGAAAACAACCAAGTCAACGAAAGTATCAAACTGGTTTTTCAATATATCGCCATGATGGTTCTTATCATATCCTGCATGGGGCTCTATGCTCTGGTGTCTCTAAATATTTCCAAACGAACCAAAGAAATAGGCATCCGAAAAGTTTTGGGCGCGACAGTGACGAATATCGGAGCTCTGATGTCACGCGAATTTGTTGTCCTGACCTTGATTGGCAGCGTTCTTGCTTCAGCGATGGGATATTATATGGTGGATATGCTGATGAGCAGTATCTGGATGTATTATACAGACTTCGGCCTTATACCGTTTATCCTTGCTCCTCTTTTGGTGATAGTATTGGCGCTTTTGACCGTAAGCTACAGGATTTATTCAGCCGCTTCGGCCAACCCGGTCGATGCGCTGCGATATGAATAA
- the rsgA gene encoding ribosome small subunit-dependent GTPase A, with translation MVTRGHGNRFIVYADNEYIPCQLRGKIKHKTFQSTPVAVGDNVIISLVEDGEGVIEEVLPRKSVLSRPVIGRETHEHVLAANVDSLIIVTSIKQPLLKTGLIDRFLIAAHIGDLYPVIVINKIDFGLEPHIKEIIETYRELGFELFLTTAIEKKIKPENETNLLGEYLNNHKSILAGHSGVGKSSLLNLLMPDLNLPTSSVSKVTNRGRHTTNRMELIHLPGGGFVIDSPGIKVLGLWQAEKDNIFEYYPEMRHYQDDCRFTPCTHTHEPDCAIKKAVESGKITKFRYRNYLQIYDSLDT, from the coding sequence ATTGTTACCCGGGGGCATGGAAACCGCTTTATAGTTTACGCTGACAACGAATATATTCCCTGCCAGCTAAGAGGTAAAATTAAACACAAGACTTTTCAATCGACTCCGGTCGCGGTTGGAGATAATGTCATAATATCTCTCGTTGAAGACGGCGAAGGAGTTATCGAAGAAGTACTGCCAAGAAAATCAGTTCTGTCTCGACCGGTAATCGGTCGCGAAACACACGAGCATGTATTGGCTGCCAATGTTGATTCACTTATAATCGTTACTTCGATAAAACAACCGCTTCTCAAAACCGGTTTAATCGATAGATTCCTGATTGCCGCTCACATTGGCGATTTGTATCCGGTCATTGTCATAAATAAAATCGATTTCGGCCTTGAACCGCATATTAAGGAAATTATCGAAACCTATCGTGAATTGGGATTTGAATTATTTTTGACGACGGCGATTGAAAAAAAGATAAAACCGGAGAATGAAACTAATTTATTGGGCGAGTATTTAAATAACCACAAATCAATATTGGCCGGTCATTCGGGCGTCGGAAAATCTTCGCTATTGAATCTCCTCATGCCGGATTTGAATTTACCGACGTCAAGTGTATCTAAGGTGACTAATCGCGGACGTCACACGACAAATCGGATGGAGTTAATTCATCTGCCGGGCGGCGGTTTCGTTATTGACAGCCCCGGTATAAAAGTCCTCGGTTTATGGCAGGCTGAAAAAGACAATATTTTCGAGTATTATCCTGAGATGCGGCATTATCAGGACGATTGCCGTTTCACTCCCTGTACGCACACTCATGAGCCCGATTGCGCCATAAAAAAGGCGGTCGAGTCGGGCAAAATAACGAAATTTCGCTACCGTAATTATCTTCAGATTTATGATTCACTCGACACCTAA
- a CDS encoding MlaD family protein → MTSKNVELKVGLLVIVGAAIVVFAIWLARGYRYGQDYYPVSVVFPEVGALATGDPVAVSGVTKGKIKKISLYEGQVLTVLDMATDVQLKEDATFIVKNIGLMGERFISAKTGVSDRPLDLSRPAAGIFDPGIPEVMSMMGTVISNMNRLVNSLEQTVISPQTLDKFSLTIANLQSLTARLESAAENELPKIDTALDNFVSLSETLKAGVDRNQPHIDSAAQNMNEAGKRFLTLLDDMEEASKRLKSFATDLDNSDGTLRMLMEDRRLYDDLRATSKKLDSLVSDIRANPKKYVNFSLEIF, encoded by the coding sequence ATGACCTCAAAAAACGTAGAACTTAAGGTTGGGTTGCTGGTTATCGTCGGAGCGGCGATAGTCGTGTTCGCCATCTGGTTAGCCAGAGGTTATCGCTACGGGCAGGATTACTATCCCGTATCAGTTGTGTTTCCCGAAGTCGGCGCCCTGGCGACCGGCGATCCGGTCGCGGTGTCAGGCGTGACTAAAGGAAAGATTAAAAAAATAAGCCTTTATGAAGGGCAGGTTTTGACGGTTTTGGATATGGCTACCGATGTGCAGTTAAAGGAAGACGCGACTTTTATCGTGAAAAATATCGGCCTGATGGGCGAACGTTTCATTTCGGCCAAAACCGGTGTATCCGATAGACCTCTTGATCTCAGCCGTCCCGCGGCAGGTATCTTTGATCCCGGAATACCTGAGGTTATGAGCATGATGGGTACTGTTATATCAAATATGAATCGCCTCGTCAACTCTCTTGAACAAACGGTAATTTCACCTCAGACTCTGGATAAGTTTTCGCTGACAATTGCAAATTTACAATCTTTAACCGCCAGGCTCGAATCAGCGGCCGAGAATGAGCTGCCCAAAATTGATACCGCCCTGGATAATTTTGTTAGCCTGTCGGAAACATTGAAAGCAGGCGTTGATCGCAATCAACCTCATATCGATTCCGCCGCGCAAAATATGAATGAGGCCGGAAAAAGATTTCTAACCCTTCTCGACGATATGGAAGAGGCATCAAAAAGACTGAAATCATTCGCGACCGATTTAGATAATTCCGACGGTACCCTGCGGATGCTGATGGAAGACCGGCGGCTTTACGATGATCTGCGGGCGACGTCAAAAAAACTCGACAGCCTGGTGTCCGATATTCGCGCCAATCCCAAAAAATACGTTAATTTTTCGCTGGAGATATTTTAA
- a CDS encoding alpha-amylase/4-alpha-glucanotransferase domain-containing protein, which produces MKFKLAFALHNHQPVGNFSAVFEEAHTKCYDAFISELKKYPELKISLHQSGILWDWQKQHHPEFFSDIGEMVDRGQVELLSGAFYEPILTVIPDRDKIGQLNSLNSFLKSHFEVQPRGMWLAERVWEPHLPRVINQCGLSYLPLDDTHFYYAGLREDQLYGSYITEEEGHSITLLPILKELRYLIPFGTPEKIIEFLRDAAAHHPGGMAVYADDGEKFGVWPETYKHCYADGWMERFLNILSENSDWLEVVSLGQAVEENPPLGRIYLPSASYSEMLHWALPADGVEAYEEFENRLKECNLFYENERFVRGGHWRGFLTKYPESNLMHKKMLVVSKVYEEVSKIDSIDPEQLAKARNFLYAGQCNCAYWHGVFGGLYLPHLRWAIYNKLIRAEKILRQLCDREIFYDFEDFDYDGFREIRLGNKELSITVSPHKGGQIIDWSCHNSNINLVDCMARRREGYHKKLLELHSSGQNEETQSIHNSVSAKENGLERLLAQDDYLRRPLTEHFYQEGLELDSFFGGNCKELGDFVNGAFEPSFVESDESYRLILSRRGHVWYGDFHCPLKLDKEIIFPKHGNSIQVVYRLLQNNLEIMPVNFAVEFDYNLLAPEAENRYVKIDGQRPSERSNLGAIDAAGPASSISLNDENQQVGIQIISDQSGKIWRVPIYSVSISESGFEKVYQGTSVLFLFDNSLVSGREHIIKFDIYTGPLDSMPALNLSEQPAVTEAK; this is translated from the coding sequence ATGAAATTCAAACTGGCCTTTGCTCTGCATAATCATCAACCGGTCGGTAATTTTTCGGCTGTTTTCGAAGAGGCTCACACCAAATGCTATGACGCATTCATCAGCGAGTTGAAAAAGTATCCCGAATTAAAAATATCGCTGCATCAGTCGGGAATCTTATGGGATTGGCAGAAGCAGCATCATCCCGAATTTTTCTCAGATATTGGGGAAATGGTTGACCGTGGTCAGGTTGAATTATTATCGGGGGCTTTTTATGAGCCCATCCTGACGGTGATTCCGGACAGGGATAAAATCGGCCAGTTAAATTCATTAAACTCATTTTTGAAAAGTCATTTTGAAGTACAGCCGCGGGGTATGTGGTTGGCCGAACGCGTATGGGAGCCGCATTTACCCAGGGTTATAAATCAATGCGGTCTTAGCTATCTTCCTCTCGATGACACTCATTTTTATTATGCCGGGTTACGCGAGGATCAGTTGTATGGCTCGTATATCACCGAAGAAGAAGGACACAGTATTACTCTTTTACCGATTCTGAAAGAACTACGGTATTTAATCCCCTTCGGTACTCCCGAAAAAATCATTGAATTTTTGCGCGACGCCGCGGCTCATCATCCGGGTGGAATGGCCGTCTATGCCGACGATGGCGAGAAATTCGGAGTCTGGCCGGAAACCTATAAGCACTGTTATGCCGATGGGTGGATGGAAAGATTTTTAAATATTCTAAGCGAAAATTCTGACTGGCTGGAAGTCGTCAGTCTGGGGCAGGCCGTGGAAGAAAATCCGCCTCTCGGCAGAATCTATCTGCCGTCGGCTTCCTATTCGGAAATGCTTCATTGGGCGCTACCCGCCGATGGAGTGGAGGCCTATGAAGAATTTGAAAACCGGCTTAAAGAGTGCAATCTGTTTTATGAAAACGAGCGATTCGTCAGGGGAGGGCACTGGCGCGGCTTTTTGACCAAATATCCCGAATCGAATCTGATGCACAAAAAGATGCTGGTCGTTTCAAAGGTGTATGAAGAGGTTTCAAAAATCGACAGCATAGATCCTGAACAATTGGCCAAAGCCAGAAATTTTCTATACGCCGGACAATGTAACTGCGCTTACTGGCACGGAGTATTCGGAGGACTCTATCTGCCTCATTTACGATGGGCTATATATAATAAACTGATTCGAGCGGAAAAAATATTGCGTCAATTGTGCGATCGTGAAATTTTTTATGATTTCGAAGACTTTGACTATGACGGCTTTCGAGAAATAAGACTGGGTAATAAAGAACTATCAATTACTGTTTCGCCCCATAAGGGCGGGCAGATAATAGACTGGTCTTGCCACAACAGCAACATAAACCTCGTTGATTGTATGGCCCGACGCCGCGAAGGCTATCATAAAAAACTATTGGAATTGCATTCCTCGGGACAAAACGAGGAAACACAATCGATTCATAATTCGGTTTCGGCTAAGGAAAATGGTCTGGAAAGGCTTTTGGCACAAGATGATTATTTAAGACGTCCCCTAACCGAGCATTTCTATCAGGAAGGTTTGGAACTCGATTCATTCTTTGGCGGAAACTGTAAAGAGCTCGGAGACTTTGTTAACGGCGCTTTTGAACCGAGTTTCGTAGAGTCAGACGAAAGTTACCGGCTTATTTTATCAAGGCGGGGTCACGTCTGGTATGGGGATTTTCATTGTCCCCTAAAATTGGATAAGGAGATCATCTTTCCCAAGCATGGAAATTCGATTCAGGTAGTATATCGCCTGCTGCAAAACAACCTTGAGATTATGCCGGTCAATTTCGCCGTTGAATTTGACTATAATCTGCTGGCTCCCGAAGCCGAAAACCGTTATGTGAAAATAGACGGCCAGCGCCCCTCCGAAAGATCAAATCTGGGCGCTATCGACGCAGCAGGTCCCGCTTCGAGTATTTCACTTAATGACGAGAATCAGCAAGTGGGTATTCAAATCATCTCCGACCAATCCGGCAAAATTTGGCGCGTTCCCATTTATTCTGTCTCCATCTCCGAGAGCGGATTTGAGAAAGTCTACCAGGGGACGTCGGTGTTATTCTTGTTTGATAATTCCCTTGTTTCCGGCCGGGAACATATTATAAAATTCGATATTTATACCGGTCCGTTGGATTCAATGCCCGCTTTGAATCTATCAGAGCAACCGGCGGTTACCGAGGCAAAATAG
- a CDS encoding TraB/GumN family protein, translated as MKMMIASLVLSLLIAVPALCETSVWIAKTDSSVMYIGGTIHILRESDRPFPPEFDRAYNASEILVFETDIAQLQSIETQQAVMAKAMYTDGRTLDKVLSPEVYKKLDECCTENGLPLASMNQLKPSLIIITLLGMELKKLGADQEGIDAFYHGKATADKKSIKGLETIEEQVKMMTSLGDGNENAFILYSIDDMEKIEEKFTKMLTAWKAGDEVTLYDLFIKEIKQLFPKIFKSIIVDRNMDWMPKIEEYLNTSKTEFVLVGTAHLLGEEGVIAQLKKLGYKVEKFK; from the coding sequence ATGAAGATGATGATTGCCTCTCTGGTCCTGAGTCTGCTCATCGCGGTACCGGCTTTGTGCGAAACGTCGGTCTGGATCGCCAAAACGGATTCATCGGTAATGTATATCGGCGGCACCATTCACATTTTGCGCGAGTCTGATCGCCCCTTCCCGCCTGAATTTGACCGGGCGTATAACGCATCTGAGATACTTGTTTTTGAAACCGATATTGCCCAATTGCAAAGTATTGAAACCCAGCAGGCTGTCATGGCTAAGGCAATGTATACCGATGGCCGGACACTGGATAAGGTCTTATCCCCGGAAGTATATAAAAAATTGGATGAGTGCTGCACGGAAAACGGCCTTCCCCTGGCTTCAATGAACCAATTGAAGCCATCATTGATTATAATAACACTGCTGGGTATGGAATTGAAAAAACTGGGCGCAGATCAGGAGGGCATTGATGCTTTCTATCACGGTAAGGCTACAGCCGACAAGAAATCCATAAAAGGATTGGAAACGATCGAAGAGCAGGTCAAGATGATGACATCACTGGGCGATGGTAACGAGAATGCCTTTATTCTTTATAGTATTGATGATATGGAAAAGATCGAAGAAAAATTTACAAAAATGTTAACGGCATGGAAAGCCGGGGACGAGGTAACTCTATATGATCTTTTTATAAAGGAAATTAAACAGCTCTTTCCAAAAATTTTTAAGTCGATTATTGTTGATAGAAATATGGACTGGATGCCAAAAATCGAGGAATATCTAAACACCTCGAAAACAGAATTCGTGCTGGTTGGAACCGCCCACTTATTGGGTGAGGAGGGAGTAATCGCCCAGCTCAAAAAGCTTGGGTATAAAGTTGAAAAATTCAAGTAG
- a CDS encoding iron-containing alcohol dehydrogenase — MQNFTFYLPTKIIFGAGAINQVGIESATLGKRALIVTGKRSASAFGIINRVTDYLEKEGVEAVVFDKIEPNPRTTTIDEAGRLARTNNCDFVIGLGGGSPMDAAKAIAAAAVEAKPIWEFIPHGTGPVKTVKKALPILEIPTLAATGSEADAGGVFTNWETHEKAVLFSPLLFPRVSIIDPELTITVPKDYTIDGGIDIICHVIEGFFTGADNTPIQDRFALSIIRTVMENLPKVVENPKDVEARANLSWASAVALSGMVNSGRGGSYPIHALEHSLSGHYDISHGLGLALLLPAIMEYGYKARPSKYAMLAQELFDIHRDGQTDEQLAEKAIEEMKKFLKSAGRLLSLKDIGIENDSKLTKMADDALKIYGVDGQYLANPKKLYKDDILAIFAKLATQGAS; from the coding sequence ATGCAGAATTTTACATTTTATCTGCCTACAAAAATTATTTTCGGCGCCGGGGCTATCAATCAGGTTGGAATCGAATCGGCCACGCTGGGTAAAAGGGCTTTGATTGTTACCGGCAAACGATCGGCTTCGGCTTTTGGGATAATTAATCGAGTAACCGATTATCTGGAAAAAGAAGGTGTCGAAGCGGTCGTCTTTGATAAAATCGAGCCCAATCCACGGACGACTACGATTGATGAAGCTGGGCGGCTCGCTCGCACCAATAATTGTGATTTTGTAATTGGCCTGGGCGGCGGATCGCCAATGGATGCCGCCAAAGCGATTGCCGCGGCGGCGGTGGAAGCAAAACCGATCTGGGAATTTATTCCTCATGGCACCGGACCGGTAAAAACCGTAAAAAAAGCTCTGCCGATTCTGGAAATACCAACTCTGGCGGCGACCGGTTCCGAAGCCGATGCTGGAGGTGTCTTTACTAATTGGGAAACCCATGAGAAAGCCGTATTATTCAGTCCTTTGTTATTTCCCAGGGTATCAATCATTGATCCGGAGCTGACGATAACAGTGCCGAAAGATTATACGATAGACGGCGGTATCGACATCATCTGCCATGTCATTGAAGGATTTTTCACGGGAGCCGACAATACCCCGATTCAGGATCGATTCGCCTTATCAATCATCAGGACCGTTATGGAAAATCTGCCTAAAGTTGTCGAAAACCCGAAAGATGTTGAAGCCCGCGCCAATCTATCCTGGGCGTCGGCGGTGGCTTTATCGGGTATGGTCAATTCCGGCCGCGGGGGTTCTTACCCCATCCACGCGCTCGAACACTCATTATCGGGACATTATGATATATCACACGGATTGGGTTTAGCCTTGCTCCTGCCGGCCATAATGGAATATGGTTATAAAGCCAGACCGTCCAAATACGCCATGCTGGCACAAGAACTTTTTGATATTCATCGCGACGGACAAACCGATGAACAATTGGCCGAAAAGGCTATTGAGGAAATGAAGAAATTCCTCAAATCCGCAGGAAGACTGCTTTCTCTCAAAGATATTGGTATTGAAAATGACTCCAAATTGACTAAAATGGCCGATGACGCTCTCAAAATCTACGGAGTTGACGGCCAGTATCTGGCCAATCCGAAGAAACTGTACAAAGATGACATTCTTGCGATTTTCGCAAAGCTGGCGACTCAAGGAGCGAGTTAA
- the yajC gene encoding preprotein translocase subunit YajC, which yields MNIPILLTSPPAGGEGGAGSMLVSLGPIVLIFVIFYLLLIRPQQKRQKEHKKLIAALKKGDKVVTNSGLYGVISSINDEKNIVVLKIAENVKVEFTRSSVAGKVE from the coding sequence TTGAATATACCGATATTGTTGACCAGCCCGCCTGCGGGAGGCGAGGGCGGGGCAGGATCAATGCTGGTGTCGCTTGGGCCGATTGTATTGATCTTTGTGATTTTTTATTTGCTACTTATAAGGCCCCAGCAAAAAAGACAGAAAGAACATAAAAAACTGATTGCGGCTCTTAAAAAGGGTGACAAAGTCGTAACCAACAGCGGTTTGTACGGAGTTATTTCCTCTATTAATGATGAAAAAAATATCGTTGTCCTTAAAATAGCCGAAAATGTGAAAGTTGAGTTTACACGATCTTCCGTTGCGGGTAAGGTCGAATAA
- the def gene encoding peptide deformylase: MAIRPIAKYGDPVLREIAKPVEQITTEVKESVASIKATLQDAKGLGLAAAQIGKSLRVFIVDLSAVDITAETTVFINPEILETSGSIEFEEGCLSFPGIYQRLTRPERIKVKALDENGKEFFLEADGLAARAIQHEYDHLEGVLFIDHFSAISRALIDRKLKRLAKSA; the protein is encoded by the coding sequence ATGGCGATAAGACCAATTGCTAAATATGGAGACCCGGTCTTACGAGAAATTGCGAAACCGGTGGAACAAATAACCACCGAAGTTAAAGAATCAGTGGCCAGTATAAAAGCCACACTACAAGATGCCAAAGGATTGGGATTGGCGGCGGCGCAAATAGGCAAATCGCTGCGTGTTTTTATTGTTGATTTATCGGCGGTAGATATAACCGCGGAAACAACCGTTTTTATTAACCCGGAGATATTAGAAACATCCGGCTCGATTGAGTTTGAAGAAGGATGCCTGTCTTTCCCGGGGATTTACCAGCGATTAACCCGTCCGGAACGGATAAAAGTCAAAGCACTTGATGAAAATGGCAAAGAATTTTTCCTGGAAGCCGACGGACTTGCCGCTCGGGCTATCCAGCATGAATACGATCACCTTGAGGGGGTTTTATTCATAGACCATTTTTCCGCCATAAGCCGGGCATTAATTGACCGCAAACTCAAAAGACTGGCTAAATCCGCATAG
- the fmt gene encoding methionyl-tRNA formyltransferase: MKIVFMGTPEFACEGLVALANSPHEVLAIVTVPDKKSGRGQKLSPCEVKIRALDMGLRVFQPENLKSGPFLEEMKAIGADLFVIIAFRILPRKLYSLPPLGAINIHASILPKYRGAAPINHAILNGETETGLTSFFLARKIDGGKIIDQERAQILPKENFTSLYNRLSQLSGPFLLRTLDKIERQDFSPIEQDNSQASPAPKITSEDCMIDWNKKAKDIYNQIRAFSEKPGAYSYFENKKLKILESCLEIEEEIKKLPPGQIAANMKNLYAGTGDGLLRILRLQPEGKKIVDAPAFINGYMTAEPKQLTGKRKEVI; this comes from the coding sequence ATGAAAATAGTATTCATGGGGACGCCGGAGTTCGCCTGTGAAGGACTCGTGGCTTTGGCTAATTCCCCTCATGAGGTGCTGGCAATTGTCACCGTGCCGGATAAAAAATCCGGTCGCGGTCAAAAACTGTCGCCCTGTGAAGTAAAAATCAGAGCGCTCGATATGGGCTTAAGGGTTTTCCAGCCGGAAAACCTGAAATCCGGGCCTTTTCTGGAAGAAATGAAGGCGATTGGGGCCGATTTATTTGTCATTATCGCCTTCCGAATTCTCCCCAGGAAACTCTATTCATTACCGCCTCTGGGAGCAATAAATATTCACGCCTCAATTCTGCCCAAATATCGAGGAGCGGCTCCGATTAATCATGCCATTCTCAACGGCGAAACGGAAACGGGATTAACTTCATTTTTCCTGGCCCGAAAAATCGATGGCGGCAAGATTATAGACCAGGAAAGAGCCCAAATTCTACCCAAAGAGAATTTTACATCCCTCTACAATCGCCTGTCACAATTGTCCGGTCCCTTTCTTTTGCGGACATTGGATAAAATCGAAAGGCAGGATTTTTCGCCTATTGAACAGGATAATTCCCAGGCCTCTCCTGCCCCGAAAATTACATCCGAGGATTGCATGATCGATTGGAATAAAAAAGCGAAAGACATATATAATCAAATTCGGGCATTTTCGGAAAAACCGGGAGCGTACTCATATTTTGAAAATAAAAAACTCAAGATATTGGAATCCTGTCTTGAAATCGAAGAGGAGATTAAAAAATTACCGCCGGGTCAGATTGCGGCGAATATGAAAAATCTATACGCGGGTACCGGAGACGGTCTCCTGCGCATACTAAGACTGCAACCGGAGGGGAAAAAGATTGTCGATGCGCCGGCATTCATTAACGGTTACATGACAGCAGAACCAAAACAATTGACTGGCAAGAGAAAGGAGGTGATTTAG